In Ficedula albicollis isolate OC2 unplaced genomic scaffold, FicAlb1.5 N00349, whole genome shotgun sequence, a single window of DNA contains:
- the LOC101811746 gene encoding LOW QUALITY PROTEIN: rho-related BTB domain-containing protein 2-like (The sequence of the model RefSeq protein was modified relative to this genomic sequence to represent the inferred CDS: substituted 1 base at 1 genomic stop codon), whose product MDPDVDYERPNVETIKCVVVGDNAVGKTRLICARACNATLSHQYRLLATHVPTVWAIDQYRVCQEAVTGVLRRGRDSGAAXAGRVWGRRVTSDAAPGQRCPPAPAPPPRSDVVVLCFSLANPNSLRHVKTMWYPEIKHFCPRTPIVLVGCQLDLRYADLDAVNRARRPLAKPIKPSDILPPERGHEVAQELGVPYYETSVVAQFGVKDVFDNAIRAALVSRRHLQFWKSHLRKMQRPLLQEPFLPPKPPPPLIQVPDAPPGLGGGPAALFQAPLCADVVFQLQGGHRVFAHRVYLATACSRFYDLFTLEGPPETLGEGDRDLSSWGRGFLSLRWELVADPVAGRERRMAVVAMDGGVRPEPLRAVLEYLYTGKLERPHGDLRQVGAVAELLEVFDLRMMVANELNQESFMNQEITKAFHVRRANRVKECLAKGVFADVVFRVDDGVVPAHKPLLIAGCDWMRAMFRGGFRESYADEVSLPGTNCACLRAVLDFLYTGVFTPTPDLDAMELLILTDRLCLPPPPPLPEQYAVDELLRAFMQRVEIDEQVIIYLEMTQVRGAGAHRWPPVWYLKEEDLYLRSKKEREREEQLQRKQHPRSKWCFWRPSPSVS is encoded by the exons ATGGACCCCGACGTGGATTACGAGCGCCCCAATGTCGAGACCATCAAGTGCGTCGTGGTGGGTGACAACGCCGTGGGCAAGACGCGGCTGATCTGCGCCCGCGCCTGCAACGCCACGCTGAGCCA CCAGTACCGGCTGCTGGCCACACACGTGCCCACCGTGTGGGCCATCGACCAGTACCGTGTCTGCCAGGAG GCTGTGACCGGTGTCCTGAGGCGGGGCAGGGACTCGGGTGCCGCCTGAGCAGGGCGTGTCTGGGGACGCCGAGTGACAAGCGATGCGGCACCGGGGCAGCGCTGCCCTcccgctcctgctcctccccccAGGTCCGACGTGGTGGTTCTCTGCTTCTCGCTGGCGAACCCCAACTCGCTGCGGCACGTGAAGACCATGTGGTACCCCGAGATCAAGCACTTCTGCCCCCGCACCCCCATCGTGCTGGTGGGCTGCCAGCTGGACCTGCGCTACGCCGACCTGGACGCCGTCAACCGCGCGCGCCGGCCGCTGGCCAA GCCCATCAAGCCCTCGGACATCCTGCCACCGGAGCGGGGCCACGAGGtggcccaggagctgggggtgccgTACTACGAGACCAGCGTGGTGGCCCAGTTCGGGGTCAAGGACGTGTTTGACAACGCCATCCGCGCCGCGCTCGTGTCCCGCCGCCACCTGCAGTTCTGGAAGTCCCACCTGCGCAAGATGCAGCGCCcgctgctgcaggagcccttcct cccccccaagcccCCCCCACCCCTCATCCAGGTGCCCGACGCCCCCCCCGGCCTGGGGGGGGGCCCGGCCGCGCTGTTCCAAGCCCCGCTCTGCGCCGACGTCGTCTTCCAGCTGCAGGGCGGCCACCGCGTCTTCGCCCACCGCGTCTACCTGGCCACCGCCTGCTCCCGCTTCTACGACCTCTTCACGCTGGAGGGGCCGCCCGAGACCCTCGGTGAAGGGGACCGTGACCTGTCGTCGTGGGGCCGTGGCTTCCTGAGCCTGCGCTGGGAGCTGGTGGCCGACCCGGTGGCGGGGCGGGAGCGGCGGATGGCGGTGGTGGCCATGGACGGGGGCGTGCGGCCGGAGCCGCTGCGTGCCGTGCTGGAGTATTTGTACACGGGGAAGCTGGAGCGGCCCCACGGTGACCTGCGGCAGGTGGGCGCCGTGGCCgagctgctggaggtgtttGACCTGCGCATGATGGTGGCCAACGAGCTCAACCAGGAGAGCTTCATGAACCAGGAGATCACCAAGGCCTTCCACGTGCGCCGTGCCAACCGCGTCAAGGAGTGCCTGGCCAAGGGCGTCTTTGCGG acGTGGTGTTCCGTGTGGATGACGGGGTGGTGCCGGCGCACAAACCGCTGCTCATCGCTGGCTGTGACTGGATGAGGGCCATGTTCCGGGGGGGCTTCCGTGAGAGCTACGCCGACGAG gtgtccctgcctggcaccaACTGCGCCTGCCTCCGCGCCGTCCTCGATTTCCTCTACACGGGGGTCTTCACCCCCACGCCCGACCTGGACGCCATGGAGCTGCTCATCCTCACGGACCGGCTgtgcct ccccccccccccccctctcccagAGCAATACGCCGTGGACGAGCTGCTCCGAGCCTTCATGCAGCGCGTGGAGATCGATGAGCAGGTCATCATCTACCTGGAGATGACGCAGGTACGGGGGGCTGGAG cccaccgctGGCCCCCGGTGTGGTACCTGAAGGAGGAGGATCTGTACCTGCGCTCCAAGAAGGAGCGGGAGCGCgaggagcagctgcagcgcAAGCAGCACCCCCGCAGCAAGTGGTGCTTCTGGCGGCCCTCCCCCTCCGTGTCCTGA
- the WDR54 gene encoding WD repeat-containing protein 54 produces PRRERSLALRNSSSALYNNLAVLCPPARPPAFGAVHGTILSLLGSEGPPRQLQARGGGSALSTPLLTQAAWCELPARVLLVLTSQRGVQMYESDGSTMVFWHALDIPEHPAAHSVFARGIAAAGGRFICVGTSFGAVLVFDIPPKGTNVTLNEVLEQHRDPITDIAAEQGQAPDGAGDLVTADDSGTLCLWSTGEEFTLLGQIPGSGCTCSSVRLWNGIVAAGYGDGQIRLWEAGSGRICAQVSAHARWIYALDLAPLTGKLLSGAEDSFVHVWKLSRNPDTDDIEIQHCHAECVTDTQVCGARFCDPVGDTFAVTGYDLSEILCYGPA; encoded by the exons ccccggcgggagCGGAGCCTGGCTCTGCGGAACAGCAGCTCCGCCCTGTACAACAACCTGGCCGTGCTGTGCCCTCCCGCCCGGCCCCCCGCCTTCGGGGCCGTGCACGGCACCATCCTCAGCCTGCTGGGCAGCGAGGGGCCCCCCCGGCAGCTGCAGGCTCGGGGAGGGGGCTCGGCCCTCAGCACCCCCCTGCTCACACAG gCCGCGTGGTGCGAGCTCCCGGCGcgggtgctgctggtgctcacaTCCCAGCGCGGGGTCCAG ATGTACGAGTCTGACGGCTCCACCATGGTGTTCTGGCACGCACTGGACATCCCAGAGCACCCAGCAG CACATTCCGTGTTCGCCCGAGGCATCGCCGCGGCCGGCGGCCGCTTCATCTGCGTGG GAACGTcctttggggctgtgctggtgtttgACATCCCCCCAAAAGGGACCAACGTGACGCTGAACGAGGTCCTGGAGCAGCACCGGGATCCCATCACCGACattgcagctgagcagggccaggcccCG gatggggctggggaccTGGTGACAGCCGATGACTCGGGGACCCTCTGCCTCTGGAGCACCGGGGAGGAGTTCACCCTGCTCGGGCAGATCCCGGGATCTGG ctgcacCTGCTCCTCGGTGAGGCTGTGGAACGGGATCGTGGCTGCGGGCTATGGGGACGGGCAGATCCGGCTGTGGGAAGCGGGGTCGGGGCGGatctgtgcccaggtgagcgCCCACGCCCGCTGGATCTACGCGCTGGACCTGGCACCGCTCACCGGCAAG ctgctgtcgGGCGCAGAGGATTCCTTTGTCCACGTCTGGAAGCTCAGCAGGAACCCGGACACTGATGACATCGAG ATCCAGCACTGCCACGCCGAGTGCGTGACGGACACGCAGGTTTGTGGCGCCCGGTTCTGTGACCCCGTTGGGGACACCTTCGCTGTCACCGGCTATGACCTGAGCGAGATCCTCTGCTACGGCCCCGCCTGA